The following are from one region of the Nocardia terpenica genome:
- a CDS encoding M1 family metallopeptidase: protein MSIARKPDRIAARSVRRGLPLAVAVTLLCGPFATAAAEPPGFGIVGSPGLGDPYYPLDGNGGYHVGDYDLTLDYDPASHALTGRAVISATATQLLAGFNLDYKGPDVRAVSVNGLPARFDRNGEHELTITPALPLLPRLPFTVTVDYSGVRTESDEGWYYTPDGGAFVSGQPHAAPLWFPVNDTPQDKSTYSVHVTVPVEWDVVGNGIRTQDEVRGDNRTVTWRMNTPMISYLATIAIDKFTFLEQRRANGTPLLSAFAPGMADRRALEQRLPEILDFLEDLYGPYPFEAGGGTYMSNDIQFSLETQSRPTYAGWARKLGVVVHENTHQWWGDSMSITHWSDICMNECFASYTADFLWPERKEGADPDAIYRKVLARIDEKHPEHWAIPPGNPGAGREFTSVYTRGELFLHALRRTVGDDVFFAMIKEWVQGHRNGNDTLPAFEQFVEQRSGRDLGDFFDAWLMQPVRPADRYLYPGGLSA, encoded by the coding sequence ATGTCCATCGCACGCAAGCCCGATCGAATCGCCGCCCGCTCGGTGCGCCGGGGGCTGCCCCTGGCCGTCGCCGTCACACTGCTGTGCGGGCCGTTCGCGACCGCGGCCGCCGAGCCGCCCGGGTTCGGGATCGTGGGCTCTCCCGGCCTCGGTGATCCCTACTATCCGCTGGACGGCAACGGCGGGTATCACGTCGGCGATTACGATCTGACGCTCGACTACGATCCGGCGTCGCACGCGCTGACCGGGCGGGCCGTGATCAGCGCGACGGCCACCCAGCTGCTCGCCGGATTCAACCTCGACTACAAGGGGCCGGACGTGCGCGCGGTCAGCGTCAACGGGCTGCCCGCCCGATTCGATCGCAACGGCGAGCACGAGCTCACCATCACCCCGGCCCTGCCGCTGCTGCCCCGGCTGCCGTTCACCGTGACCGTCGACTATTCCGGCGTGCGTACCGAATCCGACGAGGGCTGGTACTACACGCCCGACGGCGGCGCGTTCGTCTCCGGGCAGCCGCACGCGGCCCCGCTGTGGTTCCCGGTCAACGACACCCCGCAGGACAAGTCGACCTACTCCGTCCACGTGACGGTGCCGGTGGAGTGGGACGTGGTCGGCAACGGCATCCGGACCCAGGACGAGGTGCGCGGCGACAATCGCACCGTCACCTGGCGGATGAACACGCCGATGATCAGCTACCTCGCCACCATCGCGATCGACAAGTTCACCTTCCTGGAGCAGCGCCGCGCGAACGGCACCCCGCTGCTCAGCGCCTTCGCCCCGGGCATGGCGGACCGGCGCGCGCTGGAACAGCGCCTGCCCGAGATCCTCGACTTCCTCGAAGACCTGTACGGCCCTTACCCGTTCGAGGCCGGGGGCGGCACCTACATGTCCAACGACATCCAGTTCTCCCTGGAGACCCAGTCCCGGCCGACGTACGCCGGGTGGGCGAGGAAGCTGGGTGTCGTCGTCCACGAGAACACCCATCAGTGGTGGGGCGATTCGATGTCGATCACGCACTGGTCCGACATCTGCATGAACGAATGCTTCGCCAGCTACACCGCCGACTTCCTGTGGCCGGAGCGCAAGGAGGGCGCCGACCCCGACGCCATCTATCGCAAGGTCCTCGCCCGGATCGACGAGAAGCATCCCGAGCACTGGGCCATCCCGCCCGGGAACCCCGGCGCGGGACGGGAATTCACCTCCGTCTACACCCGCGGCGAGCTGTTCCTGCACGCGCTGCGCCGCACCGTCGGCGACGACGTGTTCTTCGCCATGATCAAGGAGTGGGTGCAGGGCCACCGCAATGGCAACGACACGCTGCCCGCTTTCGAGCAGTTCGTCGAGCAGCGCTCCGGCCGCGATCTCGGCGACTTCTTCGACGCCTGGCTCATGCAGCCCGTCCGGCCCGCGGACCGGTACCTGTATCCGGGCGGCCTCAGCGCCTGA
- a CDS encoding electron transfer flavoprotein subunit alpha/FixB family protein: protein MAEVLVLVEHAEGAPKKVTSELLTAARALGTPAAVVLGAAGTADKLADALAAAGAEKIYVAESDQVDGFLVTPKVDVLAGLVESASPAAVLVAATAEGKEVSGRLAARVGSGLLVDVIDVKADGSVTHSIFGGAFTVDAKATGDVPVISVRPGAIEAQAQAGAGEKVAVEVPAQEEGVTKVTAREPIVGGDRPELTEATIVVSGGRGVGSEDNFHKVVEPLADALGAAVGASRAAVDSGYYPGQFQVGQTGKTVSPQLYIALGISGAIQHRAGMQTSKTIVAVNKDEEAPIFEISDFGIVGDLFNVAPQLTEAVKTHKG from the coding sequence AGCACGCCGAGGGTGCGCCCAAGAAGGTCACCTCCGAGCTCCTCACCGCCGCCCGCGCGCTGGGCACCCCCGCCGCCGTCGTGCTCGGCGCGGCGGGCACCGCCGACAAGCTGGCCGACGCCCTGGCCGCGGCCGGGGCCGAGAAGATCTACGTCGCCGAGTCCGATCAGGTGGACGGCTTCCTGGTGACCCCGAAGGTCGACGTGCTCGCCGGACTGGTCGAATCCGCTTCCCCGGCAGCCGTTCTGGTGGCCGCGACCGCCGAGGGCAAGGAGGTGTCGGGGCGCCTGGCCGCCCGCGTCGGCTCCGGCCTGCTGGTCGACGTCATCGATGTGAAGGCCGACGGCTCGGTCACCCACTCCATCTTCGGTGGCGCGTTCACCGTCGACGCCAAGGCCACCGGCGATGTGCCGGTGATCTCGGTGCGCCCGGGCGCGATCGAGGCGCAGGCCCAGGCCGGCGCGGGCGAGAAGGTGGCGGTCGAGGTTCCGGCGCAGGAGGAGGGGGTCACCAAGGTGACCGCCCGCGAGCCCATCGTCGGCGGCGACCGGCCGGAGCTCACCGAGGCCACCATCGTGGTGTCCGGCGGCCGCGGCGTCGGCAGCGAGGACAACTTCCACAAGGTCGTCGAGCCGCTGGCCGACGCGCTGGGCGCCGCGGTCGGCGCCTCGCGTGCCGCCGTCGACTCGGGCTACTACCCGGGTCAGTTCCAGGTCGGCCAGACCGGTAAGACCGTCTCGCCGCAGCTGTACATCGCGCTGGGCATCTCCGGCGCCATCCAGCACCGGGCGGGCATGCAGACCTCGAAGACCATCGTCGCGGTCAACAAGGACGAGGAAGCCCCGATCTTCGAGATCAGCGACTTCGGCATCGTGGGCGACCTGTTCAATGTCGCCCCGCAGCTCACCGAGGCCGTGAAGACCCACAAGGGGTAA
- a CDS encoding DUF1707 domain-containing protein — translation MGNEHVRASDADREKIVEKLRLAVDEGRLNLHEFDDRLQQVYAARTYGELAPILSDLPAHRDSRTPDRGRVPTWVYIMWTPWVFVNLLCVLIWLATGAGYFWPFWVEVPWGMALCIPTAIGILTNRR, via the coding sequence GTGGGGAACGAGCATGTGCGGGCATCCGATGCCGACCGCGAGAAGATCGTCGAGAAGCTTCGGCTCGCGGTGGACGAGGGGCGGCTGAATCTGCACGAATTCGACGATCGGCTCCAGCAGGTCTACGCCGCCCGGACCTACGGCGAGCTGGCGCCGATCCTGTCCGACCTTCCGGCACACCGGGATTCGCGCACCCCGGACCGGGGCCGGGTGCCGACCTGGGTGTACATCATGTGGACACCCTGGGTCTTCGTCAATCTGCTGTGCGTCCTCATCTGGCTGGCCACCGGCGCCGGCTACTTCTGGCCCTTCTGGGTCGAGGTGCCCTGGGGCATGGCCCTGTGCATCCCCACCGCCATCGGCATCCTCACCAACCGCCGGTGA
- a CDS encoding aminoglycoside phosphotransferase family protein → MSISVPPEVADTIRLYFDERGERWLDALPRLVERLCGDWDLDIIGESFSGGTHSFVAPVRRADGSVAVLKAPVIDEGNAGEPTALYCYAGDGAVRLYEFDSASGAMLLEWARPGTPLLAQPDGPHLEGRPEHADKLVLAGRLYQRLRRPLRAVPAGFPPLPTLAAQVRSWAELVDRPKPELAEVLPPAVRERAVDWCRVLAVPQGPPVIVNRDTHLGNIVAAEREPWLLIDPQPYLGEAAFDAGYLALIQIQATPTRYHADAVVARTADLLGVDGDRVRGWALLRAVEEIDWALGDDDAEQASTHLAIARALA, encoded by the coding sequence ATGTCCATCAGCGTGCCACCGGAGGTCGCCGACACCATCCGGCTCTACTTCGACGAACGCGGCGAGCGCTGGCTCGACGCGTTGCCGCGGCTGGTGGAGAGGCTGTGCGGCGACTGGGATCTCGACATCATCGGGGAATCGTTCAGCGGCGGCACCCACTCGTTCGTGGCGCCGGTCCGGCGGGCGGACGGATCGGTCGCCGTGCTCAAGGCCCCGGTGATCGACGAGGGCAACGCCGGGGAGCCGACCGCGCTGTACTGCTACGCCGGTGACGGCGCGGTGCGATTGTACGAATTCGACTCCGCCAGTGGGGCGATGCTGCTGGAGTGGGCGCGCCCGGGCACGCCGCTGCTCGCGCAGCCCGACGGCCCGCACCTGGAGGGCCGTCCCGAGCACGCCGACAAGCTCGTCCTCGCCGGGCGGCTGTATCAGCGGCTGCGCCGCCCGCTGCGCGCGGTCCCGGCCGGATTCCCGCCGCTGCCCACCCTCGCCGCGCAGGTGCGGTCCTGGGCCGAGCTCGTCGACCGGCCGAAACCCGAACTCGCCGAGGTGCTCCCGCCCGCGGTGCGCGAGCGGGCCGTCGACTGGTGCCGGGTGCTGGCCGTGCCGCAGGGGCCGCCGGTGATCGTCAACCGCGACACCCACCTGGGCAATATCGTTGCCGCCGAGCGCGAACCGTGGCTGCTCATCGACCCGCAGCCGTATCTCGGCGAGGCCGCCTTCGACGCCGGATATCTGGCGCTGATCCAGATCCAGGCCACCCCGACGCGCTACCACGCCGACGCCGTGGTCGCCCGCACCGCCGACCTGCTCGGCGTGGACGGCGACCGGGTCCGCGGCTGGGCGCTGCTGCGCGCGGTGGAGGAGATCGACTGGGCCCTCGGCGACGACGACGCCGAACAGGCGTCGACGCATCTGGCGATCGCCCGCGCGCTGGCCTGA